In Paenibacillus algicola, a genomic segment contains:
- a CDS encoding amidase domain-containing protein, with protein MSRGLAFNGTKGQNRNTIDWYYYGPNVPPATNPRTSSWTGAHQFREHFAVINGVGGKKAYRATKYTATELAANFQPIYNELYRGDLVQHVDSTGDTIHSQIVNGYGPGNDLKVAQHSITGGTWNKNISLKSYVAYGDWMVSIKIKS; from the coding sequence ATAAGCCGGGGGCTCGCATTTAACGGCACAAAAGGGCAAAATAGAAATACCATCGACTGGTATTACTACGGTCCGAATGTCCCTCCAGCGACTAACCCAAGAACTTCTTCTTGGACTGGAGCGCATCAATTCCGGGAACATTTTGCTGTTATTAATGGCGTCGGTGGGAAAAAGGCATACAGAGCCACAAAATACACAGCAACCGAATTGGCTGCCAACTTCCAGCCAATATACAATGAACTTTATCGTGGCGACCTTGTCCAGCATGTGGACTCAACTGGTGACACGATCCATTCGCAAATTGTCAATGGTTACGGCCCCGGCAATGATCTTAAAGTTGCCCAACATTCTATAACCGGCGGCACATGGAATAAAAACATTTCATTGAAGTCGTACGTCGCATATGGCGATTGGATGGTATCAATCAAAATCAAATCCTAA
- a CDS encoding S-layer homology domain-containing protein, whose protein sequence is MTLHRALRRSMAVLLTVALTLTLVPWNMPDKQVYGDSSPQLLPVGLENGDFEGEPNDKGLPMDWRYWISGVSAGVTVSDSVYATGNQSIHFDVNQQNVGVESKAFAVQEGEILNVTASVYAEQFSTTGSDGGIDMWVRYFNSDVITNANRIQYQDVKFKIPAAEVVQGQWVQLGGDTPPVPEGAQYAIVFLYSHRDNTFKGYYDHVQAYRYQVSEEETTPPNAGFEQPVNDGVIPGWTTSPNPLKANTMVEVSQVQAASGSHSLRITDDNSESAVLVYSDYMDVEAGKSYGASTNLYIAEGSGRIYIKYYDASNDEVGSMSQGAEAPVQSWNRVTVEGKAPAGAVKARILLYSGYSTIDVDAYYDDVTFEEVTVLTMTTEFGEPVSLGDATVVAKTNGGAIGNGEIYFGASGSPAQFYALDAMTGDVKFTAEIPSTDVIWAVTVGSDGNPYVAGTQSGIMYRYNRATQELESLGENPSNKWIWDLDASADGKIYGSTYPDSKAFKYDIQTGQYSDYGTLYPGQEYVRGSGVTDKYFYAGITTEGHLIRIDRQTGDRIEINTPITGIRAGISSIEVYDQKLYLTHGTSLLIMNEDENNYDAGGETITYTTVKRLLYEDPEASDGKISPPSPHNSDLMYYRNQHTSELWTYNRATNEAAAVTPQVILPDKRLKAMNWVELTEGPNAGRKVLSMLSDEVDLAIFDPVSHTLETKVPDVAKSGIEINSFELGPDNKFYMGGYQGAMSIYDTNKGYFERQEKEPHQISSTGFLNNKVYFGLYGGAKIWRYDLSQPYNLGVNPGFYHDIPAMQSRTMTFTSGDDRLFIGSVADYGQLGGALTVYHEPTDEWNTYQNVIQNQSIIGLAYHNGKLYGGSSIWGGLGIDPSETSAKMFEWDAATASKTAEFIPNVPGFEPKMIGELSIGPDGNLYGIMWGTSLASENSSALFVMDPENKDILRYRILTTGQKASNWRPFFLYWAPDGLLYTTIGRQLMVFDPQTLAYNKLITPDVHVMALGPDGSVYYKKGSELMRLPVRMTGASLSAESASVPVGQSTELPVTLQLMNGLNGNSDGTDIAYQISDASIASIEDGVLTGLKEGTVTISASVLQDTAAATTNTIEITVTAAEEPAPPGSPNAPVTQNPASPAPVSPQTPQPPVREGEQSFGSAELQKKDADQGGVSISLKQGMDAAVLPYQADEWLDGSHLQVQSEHGTLHVPFSTFQELKKLYPSVTDAQMIVSLQEPDEEAPRTDSDVLKAGSEVLEVHMYLRSSAGEELHMNTFSEPLKLEMPYLSTQVDEELIGMYRYNDSSSTWVFVGGEIMEGRSEAAAELDRPGTYAILEYNKTFVDVPMTHWAHRTLQILSAKHIVEGMTEERFFPRAVTTRAEFTALLVRALGLATSAGDTDFTDVPDNAWYADDIAAAVQAGLVQGITDSSFAPSEPVTREQIAVLLVRAYEWLSHEEMAGGNLLSNYMDSTQVSPWAGEDVNKAILLGLMSGRGESVFDPASAANRAETAQSVLNLLKRMK, encoded by the coding sequence ATGACGTTGCACAGAGCACTCCGCAGAAGCATGGCCGTCTTACTGACGGTCGCATTGACTCTGACTCTGGTTCCATGGAACATGCCGGACAAGCAGGTGTATGGAGATTCCAGTCCACAGCTGCTTCCAGTGGGCTTGGAGAATGGAGACTTTGAGGGCGAGCCGAACGATAAAGGGCTTCCGATGGATTGGAGATATTGGATCAGCGGGGTTTCAGCTGGCGTTACGGTCAGTGACTCCGTGTATGCCACGGGGAATCAAAGCATTCATTTTGACGTTAATCAGCAGAATGTAGGTGTTGAAAGTAAGGCATTTGCTGTTCAAGAGGGCGAGATTCTGAATGTTACAGCCAGTGTATATGCAGAGCAGTTCAGCACGACGGGATCAGATGGCGGTATCGATATGTGGGTTCGCTATTTCAACTCCGATGTCATTACCAATGCCAACCGAATTCAATACCAGGACGTCAAATTTAAAATTCCGGCAGCCGAGGTTGTTCAGGGGCAATGGGTGCAGCTAGGCGGAGATACACCGCCGGTTCCGGAAGGGGCTCAGTACGCGATTGTGTTCCTGTACTCCCATCGGGACAATACGTTCAAAGGCTATTACGATCATGTTCAGGCGTATAGATACCAGGTGAGCGAGGAGGAAACCACACCTCCCAATGCCGGGTTCGAGCAGCCGGTGAATGACGGTGTCATCCCGGGCTGGACAACGAGCCCGAATCCATTGAAGGCAAATACGATGGTAGAGGTGAGTCAGGTGCAGGCAGCCAGTGGCAGCCACAGCCTTAGAATTACCGATGATAACAGTGAATCTGCGGTCTTAGTTTACAGTGACTATATGGATGTCGAGGCGGGCAAGTCGTACGGGGCTTCTACCAATCTGTACATTGCCGAGGGCTCTGGGCGAATCTATATCAAATATTACGATGCATCAAACGATGAGGTCGGCTCCATGTCTCAGGGCGCAGAGGCCCCTGTTCAATCCTGGAACCGGGTTACCGTGGAAGGCAAGGCCCCTGCCGGAGCGGTAAAAGCACGCATTCTGCTATATTCGGGATACAGCACGATTGATGTTGATGCTTATTATGATGACGTCACTTTTGAGGAAGTGACCGTGCTTACGATGACCACCGAGTTTGGCGAGCCTGTTTCTTTGGGAGATGCAACGGTCGTCGCAAAGACGAACGGCGGCGCGATCGGTAACGGTGAAATTTATTTTGGTGCAAGCGGCTCCCCTGCACAGTTCTACGCACTTGACGCTATGACGGGGGATGTGAAATTCACAGCGGAGATTCCGTCTACTGACGTGATCTGGGCCGTTACGGTAGGGTCGGACGGAAACCCTTATGTTGCGGGGACGCAGTCCGGTATTATGTATCGTTATAATCGAGCGACGCAGGAGCTGGAAAGCCTGGGAGAAAATCCGTCGAACAAATGGATCTGGGATCTGGACGCCAGCGCAGACGGTAAAATTTACGGCTCCACGTATCCGGATTCCAAAGCATTCAAGTATGACATTCAGACCGGACAGTATAGTGACTACGGCACCTTGTATCCCGGACAAGAGTATGTGCGCGGCTCCGGTGTGACGGACAAATATTTCTATGCCGGCATTACGACAGAGGGCCATCTTATCCGGATTGACCGCCAAACCGGTGACAGGATCGAGATCAATACACCGATTACCGGAATCCGGGCAGGGATCTCCAGCATTGAGGTATATGATCAAAAGCTGTACCTCACTCATGGCACCTCTCTGCTCATTATGAATGAAGATGAGAACAATTATGACGCTGGCGGAGAGACTATTACCTATACTACAGTTAAACGTCTTCTTTACGAGGATCCGGAGGCATCCGATGGCAAAATCTCCCCGCCATCTCCTCACAACAGCGACCTGATGTATTATCGCAATCAGCATACGTCTGAATTGTGGACCTATAACCGGGCCACTAATGAAGCGGCAGCGGTCACGCCTCAAGTGATTCTGCCAGACAAGCGATTGAAGGCGATGAATTGGGTGGAGCTGACTGAGGGTCCGAATGCAGGACGCAAGGTGCTGTCCATGCTTTCCGATGAAGTGGACCTGGCTATATTCGACCCTGTAAGCCATACGCTGGAAACGAAGGTTCCGGATGTAGCGAAGAGCGGGATTGAGATCAATTCCTTTGAGCTGGGACCGGATAACAAGTTCTATATGGGCGGGTATCAGGGTGCTATGAGCATCTATGATACGAATAAAGGCTATTTTGAAAGACAAGAAAAGGAGCCGCATCAGATCTCCAGCACGGGCTTCCTGAATAACAAGGTGTATTTCGGACTCTACGGAGGGGCCAAGATCTGGCGCTATGATCTATCTCAGCCGTACAATCTGGGGGTAAACCCTGGCTTCTATCACGATATACCGGCAATGCAGAGCCGGACGATGACCTTTACAAGCGGAGATGACCGCCTGTTTATCGGCTCCGTGGCGGATTACGGACAGCTTGGAGGAGCACTGACGGTATACCACGAGCCAACCGATGAATGGAATACGTATCAGAATGTCATTCAGAATCAGAGCATTATTGGTCTTGCGTATCATAACGGGAAGCTGTATGGAGGCTCTTCCATCTGGGGCGGGCTTGGTATTGATCCAAGTGAAACCTCCGCAAAAATGTTTGAATGGGACGCGGCCACAGCGAGCAAAACAGCGGAGTTTATCCCGAATGTGCCTGGCTTTGAGCCTAAAATGATCGGAGAGCTCAGCATCGGTCCGGACGGCAATCTGTACGGGATCATGTGGGGCACGTCCTTGGCGTCGGAAAATTCTTCAGCCCTGTTTGTGATGGATCCGGAAAATAAGGATATCCTGCGTTACCGGATCTTAACGACCGGACAGAAGGCGAGCAACTGGCGTCCGTTCTTCCTGTACTGGGCTCCGGATGGTCTGCTGTATACAACCATTGGCAGACAGCTGATGGTGTTTGATCCGCAGACGCTGGCTTACAACAAGCTGATTACGCCGGATGTGCATGTGATGGCTTTGGGTCCGGACGGCAGCGTGTATTACAAAAAAGGCTCCGAGCTAATGAGGCTTCCGGTGCGGATGACCGGAGCATCGCTCAGCGCTGAATCGGCTTCTGTTCCGGTAGGACAGTCTACGGAGCTGCCGGTCACCTTACAGCTGATGAACGGCCTTAATGGCAACTCCGATGGAACGGACATTGCGTACCAGATTAGTGATGCTTCGATTGCTTCAATAGAAGACGGTGTATTGACCGGATTGAAGGAGGGCACGGTTACCATTTCTGCGTCTGTGCTGCAGGATACCGCTGCTGCTACTACGAATACGATTGAAATTACGGTCACCGCAGCGGAGGAGCCGGCTCCTCCGGGGTCACCGAATGCTCCTGTAACTCAAAATCCGGCATCGCCTGCACCTGTAAGTCCGCAGACTCCGCAACCCCCGGTTAGAGAAGGGGAGCAGAGCTTTGGCTCTGCGGAGCTGCAGAAAAAGGATGCTGATCAAGGAGGCGTATCCATCTCTCTCAAGCAAGGAATGGATGCAGCAGTCTTGCCATATCAGGCCGATGAATGGCTGGATGGGAGTCATCTTCAAGTCCAATCGGAACATGGAACGTTACATGTACCCTTTTCTACATTTCAAGAGCTGAAGAAACTGTATCCGTCGGTAACAGACGCACAGATGATTGTCTCTTTGCAAGAGCCTGATGAGGAAGCACCGCGAACAGACAGTGACGTCTTGAAGGCAGGCTCTGAAGTATTGGAGGTTCATATGTACCTTCGGAGCTCAGCGGGAGAGGAGCTGCATATGAATACCTTTAGCGAACCGCTGAAATTGGAAATGCCGTACCTGAGTACTCAGGTAGATGAGGAATTGATCGGTATGTATAGGTATAACGATTCAAGCAGCACCTGGGTGTTTGTCGGTGGCGAGATCATGGAGGGACGCAGTGAGGCAGCGGCCGAGCTGGATCGTCCGGGAACCTACGCGATTCTTGAATATAACAAAACCTTCGTGGATGTGCCAATGACGCATTGGGCTCACAGGACTCTGCAAATCTTGTCCGCCAAGCATATTGTAGAGGGCATGACCGAGGAGCGGTTCTTTCCCCGGGCAGTAACAACGCGAGCAGAATTTACCGCGCTGCTGGTCAGAGCCTTGGGACTGGCTACGTCTGCAGGGGATACAGACTTTACAGACGTGCCGGACAACGCCTGGTATGCAGATGACATTGCGGCCGCAGTACAGGCAGGGCTGGTGCAAGGGATAACCGACAGCAGCTTTGCACCTTCTGAGCCGGTTACTCGGGAGCAAATCGCGGTATTGCTGGTAAGAGCCTATGAGTGGCTGTCTCATGAGGAAATGGCAGGGGGGAATCTCCTTTCTAACTATATGGACAGCACTCAGGTGTCTCCTTGGGCTGGGGAGGACGTGAACAAAGCGATCTTATTGGGCCTGATGTCCGGACGGGGAGAATCCGTCTTCGATCCGGCATCGGCAGCCAATCGGGCAGAAACCGCTCAGTCGGTTCTGAACCTGCTAAAGCGCATGAAATAA
- a CDS encoding ABC transporter permease, producing the protein MLGAAVILLPILFVFLSIFEPPSEHWAHIKQYLIKDYMLETLILTGITAVTTMLLGVSLAWFVTVFDFPGRSILRWALVLPLAVPPYIGAYTYSTMFSYTGVVQVTLRDFGLEPSQEWISLTSMRGAVVVFTLFLYPYVYLVTRAFLERQSAAFIENARLLGRGSLSIFFRVVMPISRPAIVGGLSLVVFEVLSDYGVTQYFGLQTVTTAIFKTWFGMYDVNSAMRLAAWLMVVLAGVFLLERLLRRSRRFSSSTSKSKPLQPAKLSRVKGMGILLYGAAVLAAAFAVPIVQLSVWAGWTFRDVWNDQFMYYVGRTLYTAAAATAIIMILSLVVGNATRSRTWGAALLSRLVIAGYSIPGAIIAIGVLGVFLRLDQAYIKLHAALGGTGTPVILSLTAGMLIFGYVVRFMATGYNAVEVGFEKTGTRYTEASRLLGRSRLATFWRIELPLIRGAVLSGCILTFVEICKELPLALLLRPFDFETLSTKTYQYANNEQIHEASVPALLIISISFISVYVLHNLDKRWEA; encoded by the coding sequence ATGTTGGGGGCGGCAGTGATACTGCTGCCTATTTTGTTTGTATTTCTATCTATCTTTGAACCACCGAGTGAGCATTGGGCCCACATCAAGCAATACTTGATTAAGGATTACATGCTGGAGACGCTGATCCTGACTGGAATAACAGCGGTTACAACGATGCTGCTGGGCGTATCGCTGGCGTGGTTTGTGACCGTGTTTGATTTTCCGGGAAGATCCATTCTGCGCTGGGCGCTGGTGCTGCCTCTGGCGGTTCCGCCCTATATTGGGGCTTATACGTACAGTACGATGTTCAGCTACACCGGAGTGGTACAGGTTACGCTGCGGGATTTCGGACTTGAGCCCTCTCAGGAGTGGATCAGCCTGACCTCTATGCGCGGCGCCGTCGTCGTATTCACCTTATTTCTGTATCCCTATGTGTATCTCGTAACGCGAGCCTTTCTGGAGAGGCAAAGTGCGGCCTTTATTGAGAATGCAAGACTGCTGGGAAGAGGCAGCCTGTCGATTTTTTTTCGTGTCGTCATGCCGATTAGCCGCCCGGCGATTGTTGGGGGTTTGAGCCTGGTCGTCTTTGAAGTGCTTAGCGACTACGGGGTTACCCAGTACTTTGGACTTCAGACCGTTACAACAGCCATCTTCAAAACCTGGTTCGGGATGTATGATGTGAATTCAGCCATGAGGCTTGCCGCCTGGCTGATGGTCGTTCTGGCCGGCGTATTCCTGCTGGAGCGCCTGCTGCGCCGCAGCCGCCGATTCAGCTCCAGCACCAGCAAGTCTAAACCGCTGCAGCCAGCGAAGCTGAGCCGGGTCAAGGGAATGGGTATTCTGCTATACGGGGCTGCGGTACTGGCGGCAGCGTTTGCTGTACCGATCGTGCAGCTTTCTGTCTGGGCAGGCTGGACGTTCCGGGATGTGTGGAATGATCAGTTCATGTATTATGTAGGAAGAACCTTATATACAGCGGCTGCCGCAACGGCCATCATCATGATATTGTCGCTTGTGGTCGGCAATGCCACCCGCTCACGGACCTGGGGGGCTGCACTGCTGTCCCGGCTGGTTATTGCCGGCTACTCTATTCCCGGTGCTATTATCGCAATCGGTGTGCTGGGCGTCTTCCTCCGTCTCGACCAGGCTTATATTAAGCTGCATGCTGCACTGGGAGGAACAGGAACCCCTGTGATCCTGAGTCTGACAGCCGGGATGCTTATCTTCGGGTATGTGGTCCGATTTATGGCGACAGGCTATAATGCCGTGGAGGTTGGCTTCGAGAAGACAGGCACGCGCTATACGGAAGCCTCACGATTGCTTGGCAGAAGCAGACTGGCGACCTTTTGGAGGATCGAGCTTCCTTTGATTCGAGGAGCTGTCCTCAGCGGCTGCATACTGACCTTTGTTGAAATCTGCAAGGAGCTGCCGCTGGCGCTGCTGCTGCGTCCGTTTGATTTTGAAACGTTATCTACGAAGACGTATCAATATGCCAATAATGAGCAGATTCATGAGGCCTCGGTGCCGGCACTGCTTATTATTAGCATCAGCTTTATCTCGGTATATGTACTTCACAATCTGGATAAGAGGTGGGAAGCATGA
- a CDS encoding ABC transporter ATP-binding protein yields MSIVEIEQLTFSYARAMKPVIQELSLVVEQGEIVGIVGSSGNGKSTLLRLIAGLEAPDSGVIRINGVQVNGAHTFVQPEHRGVGMVSQDYALFPHMNVRSNIAFGLHKQSRKERAQRVAELLELIRMEGFEDRYPHELSGGQQQRVALARTMAPRPNVVLMDEPFSSLDAELKHSIRRELRDIVKAAQMTCLFVTHDQADVEAMSDRYIRLCKPQLVTL; encoded by the coding sequence ATGAGTATTGTTGAGATTGAGCAGCTGACCTTCAGCTATGCTCGAGCGATGAAGCCGGTCATTCAGGAGCTAAGCCTGGTGGTGGAGCAGGGAGAAATCGTCGGCATCGTCGGCAGCAGCGGGAATGGAAAAAGCACGCTGCTGCGCCTGATCGCCGGCCTGGAGGCGCCGGACTCCGGCGTCATCCGGATCAACGGGGTTCAGGTGAATGGCGCTCACACCTTTGTACAGCCGGAGCACCGCGGGGTCGGCATGGTCAGTCAGGACTACGCCTTGTTTCCGCATATGAATGTAAGAAGCAATATCGCTTTTGGACTGCATAAGCAATCCCGCAAAGAACGGGCACAGCGGGTCGCCGAGCTCCTGGAGCTGATCCGGATGGAGGGCTTTGAGGATCGTTATCCCCATGAGCTGAGCGGCGGACAGCAGCAGCGGGTTGCCCTGGCACGCACGATGGCCCCGCGGCCGAATGTGGTGCTTATGGATGAGCCGTTCAGCAGCCTGGATGCAGAGCTGAAGCACTCCATTCGGCGGGAGCTGCGGGACATCGTCAAAGCAGCCCAGATGACTTGCCTGTTTGTTACGCATGACCAGGCCGATGTGGAAGCGATGAGCGACCGCTACATCCGCTTGTGCAAGCCGCAGCTGGTAACTTTGTAA
- a CDS encoding Fe(3+) ABC transporter substrate-binding protein — protein MKFRKFVAPMVSIVMAAGLLAGCGAEKEAEESTGGAAGTAAETEKVVHVYSSRSYDVDKLLFEKFKEETGIEVKVIDGKAEELIERLKREGENTQADVFMTVDGGVLNTAKQADILQPITSETVNQQVPQELRDPENQWVGLSSRARVIVYSKDRVKPEQLSTYEDLAGPDWKGKVLVRPSSNLYNQSLLASFIELNGAEQAEQWSQGLVANMARTPEGNDRDQAKAVVAGVGDVAIMNTYYIGLLLNSADPEEVKVGNQVGVFFPNQETTGTHINVSGAALTKHAKNKDYGVQLIEFLTGKEAQGMISKENYEFPVNPEAEVPELLKSWGSFKTQVIELGKLGERNAEAVEIMNKTGWK, from the coding sequence TTGAAATTTCGGAAGTTTGTAGCGCCTATGGTAAGTATTGTGATGGCAGCAGGCCTGCTGGCAGGCTGCGGTGCTGAGAAAGAAGCAGAGGAGAGCACCGGAGGCGCAGCCGGCACGGCTGCGGAAACCGAGAAAGTGGTTCATGTTTACTCCTCCCGCAGCTATGATGTAGACAAGCTGTTGTTCGAGAAGTTTAAAGAAGAAACGGGCATTGAGGTCAAGGTGATTGACGGCAAGGCGGAGGAATTAATTGAAAGATTGAAGCGCGAAGGTGAAAATACACAGGCAGATGTGTTCATGACCGTTGACGGCGGTGTGCTGAACACGGCCAAGCAGGCGGACATCCTGCAGCCAATTACGTCTGAAACCGTGAATCAGCAGGTGCCTCAAGAGCTGCGCGACCCTGAGAATCAATGGGTTGGCTTGTCCAGCCGTGCCCGTGTCATCGTCTATTCCAAGGATCGGGTGAAGCCGGAGCAGTTGTCCACTTATGAAGATCTCGCAGGTCCCGACTGGAAGGGAAAAGTGCTAGTTCGTCCATCCTCTAACCTGTACAATCAATCGCTGCTGGCTTCCTTTATCGAGTTGAACGGTGCGGAGCAGGCAGAGCAATGGTCCCAAGGTCTGGTGGCGAATATGGCCCGCACGCCGGAAGGCAATGACCGCGATCAGGCCAAAGCCGTTGTAGCAGGCGTTGGCGATGTAGCGATTATGAACACGTATTATATTGGCTTGCTGCTGAACTCTGCAGATCCGGAAGAAGTGAAGGTTGGGAATCAGGTTGGCGTATTCTTCCCGAACCAGGAGACGACCGGAACTCATATCAACGTCAGCGGTGCAGCCCTGACCAAGCATGCCAAGAACAAGGATTATGGAGTTCAGCTGATTGAATTCTTGACAGGCAAGGAAGCTCAAGGTATGATTTCGAAAGAGAATTACGAATTCCCAGTGAACCCGGAAGCTGAAGTTCCGGAGCTTCTCAAATCCTGGGGCAGCTTCAAGACTCAGGTGATTGAGCTTGGCAAGCTGGGTGAGCGTAACGCTGAAGCTGTAGAAATCATGAATAAGACAGGTTGGAAATAA
- a CDS encoding extracellular solute-binding protein, which translates to MTGKKPQRSTFHKRLDHMIATLRNQIVSGNYAPGEMLPSIAELGEQYGLSKNSVRKGLELLSEEELIMKLPKVGARVLHPVPERQIKIKLGCYKNIAKEAKLDALLQAFHAKYPQVEVQSFLLPYDPYHTTVKEFMDNDWLDVMTMNYSDFKLFSTDTESEYLEELDSFPGTYKFLSKLFTYNERLLAVPWIFSPVILAYNQSHFTQSGLTEPNSSWTWEDLKAAAAKLAADHGGFGFYYHMPSSNRWPIMLLQNGFVNGAENAEAEKAKFIASIEECRDLIVNQSYSPLHFSESNADVEELFARGKASMILCTYYSLNKMQSADVDYDIAPIPRRDTPATLLLTTGLAVNARSRHKHAAKLLVDFLLSEEAQLMIRKQTLSIPSLERAAEWKGVDELHRPSRFHMYREIIPTFKLMTDLGLHHRDIIAIRRELMLFWAGMEEAEAVWERVQQLLELRNPVN; encoded by the coding sequence ATGACAGGCAAGAAACCACAGCGAAGCACATTTCATAAACGGCTGGATCATATGATCGCCACGCTGAGAAATCAGATCGTAAGCGGTAATTATGCTCCGGGAGAGATGCTGCCGTCGATCGCCGAGCTTGGAGAGCAGTATGGACTGAGCAAGAATTCGGTCCGCAAGGGGCTGGAGCTGCTAAGCGAGGAAGAGCTGATTATGAAGCTGCCCAAGGTAGGAGCGCGGGTGCTGCACCCCGTCCCGGAGCGCCAGATCAAGATCAAGCTTGGCTGCTATAAGAATATAGCCAAGGAAGCGAAGCTGGATGCTCTGCTGCAGGCTTTTCACGCTAAATATCCCCAGGTTGAGGTGCAGAGCTTTCTTCTGCCGTATGATCCCTATCATACGACAGTGAAGGAGTTCATGGACAATGATTGGCTGGATGTCATGACGATGAATTACAGTGACTTCAAGCTGTTCAGCACAGATACCGAGTCGGAGTATCTGGAGGAGCTGGATTCCTTCCCGGGAACCTATAAATTCCTCTCTAAACTATTCACCTATAATGAACGGCTGTTGGCCGTTCCATGGATTTTCTCGCCGGTCATCCTGGCTTATAATCAATCTCATTTTACACAAAGCGGACTGACAGAGCCGAACAGCAGCTGGACCTGGGAGGATCTGAAAGCAGCGGCTGCCAAGCTGGCTGCCGATCATGGCGGCTTCGGATTCTATTATCATATGCCGTCGAGCAACCGATGGCCGATCATGCTGCTGCAGAACGGATTTGTAAACGGTGCGGAGAACGCAGAGGCAGAGAAGGCGAAGTTCATAGCCAGTATTGAGGAGTGCCGGGACCTGATTGTTAACCAGAGCTACTCACCGCTTCATTTCTCCGAGAGCAATGCCGATGTGGAAGAGCTATTTGCAAGAGGCAAAGCCTCCATGATTCTGTGTACCTATTACAGCCTCAATAAAATGCAATCGGCTGACGTCGATTATGACATTGCGCCGATCCCGAGAAGGGACACTCCCGCAACACTGCTGCTGACCACCGGGCTCGCGGTTAATGCAAGATCCAGGCACAAGCATGCAGCCAAGCTGCTGGTGGACTTTCTCCTCTCCGAGGAGGCGCAGCTCATGATCCGCAAGCAGACACTCTCGATTCCGAGTTTGGAGCGGGCTGCAGAATGGAAGGGCGTGGATGAGCTTCATCGGCCTTCCCGGTTTCATATGTATCGTGAAATTATCCCCACTTTCAAGCTGATGACAGATCTGGGTCTGCATCACCGCGATATTATTGCTATTCGGCGGGAGCTGATGCTATTCTGGGCTGGTATGGAGGAGGCGGAGGCCGTGTGGGAGCGGGTTCAGCAACTGCTGGAGTTGAGAAACCCGGTGAATTAA